A region from the Dendropsophus ebraccatus isolate aDenEbr1 chromosome 1, aDenEbr1.pat, whole genome shotgun sequence genome encodes:
- the IDH3A gene encoding isocitrate dehydrogenase [NAD] subunit alpha, mitochondrial translates to MNMAGSAWRSLISRLAGAIAAPQNGGRAFSSHVQTVTLIPGDGIGPEISSAVVKIFEAAKAPIQWEERNVTAIKGPGGRWMIPPEAKESMDKNKMGLKGPLKTPIAAGHPSMNLLLRKTFDLYANVRPCVTIEGYKTPYTDVDLVTIRENTEGEYSGIEHVIVDGVVQSIKLITEEASHRIAEFAFEYARNNQRSTVTAVHKANIMRMSDGLFLKKCREVAENYKDIKFNEMYLDTVCLNMVQDPTQFDVLVMPNLYGDILSDLCAGLIGGLGVTPSGNIGANGVAIFESVHGTAPDIAGKDLANPTALLLSAVLMLRHMGLQEHARKIENACYETIKAGKTLTKDLGGNAKCSDFTEEICRRIRDSD, encoded by the exons GTGCAGACTGTCACACTCATACCAGGCGATGGGATAGGACCAGAAATTTCCTCAGCGGTAGTGAAGATTTTTGAGGCAGCCAAA GCACCTATCCAGTGGGAAGAGAGGAATGTCACCGCCATTAAGGGACCTGGTGGCAGGTGGATGATCCCTCCGGAAGCCAAAGAATCCATGGATAAAAATAAGATGGGACTCAAAG GACCTTTGAAGACACCAATTGCTGCTGGACATCCATCCATGAACCTTTTACTTCGGAAAACATTTGATCTTTATGCTAATGTGCGCCCATGTGTCACCATTGAGGGCTACAAAACTCCTTACACTGATGTGGACCTGGTTACCATACGAGAGAACACTGAAGGAGAATACAGTGGGATTGAGCATGTG ATTGTGGATGGAGTAGTTCAGAGCATTAAGCTGATAACAGAGGAAGCCAGCCACAGAATTGCAGAGTTTGCTTTTGAATATGCGCGAAACAACCAAAGAAGCACTGTGACAGCAGTGCACAAAGCCAATATCAT GAGGATGTCTGATGGGCTTTTCTTGAAGAAGTGCAGAGAAGTTGCTGAAAACTACAAAGACATTAAGTTTAATGAAATGTACTTGGATACAGTGTGTCTCAAT ATGGTCCAGGATCCCACACAGTTTGATGTTCTTGTAATGCCAAACTTGTATGGAGACATCTTGAG TGATCTGTGTGCTGGACTAATTGGTGGTCTCGGGGTTACACCAAGTGGAAACATTGGTGCTAATGGTGTGGCGATATTTGAGTCG GTCCATGGTACTGCCCCGGATATAGCAGGTAAAGACCTGGCAAACCCTACTGCTCTGCTGTTAAGTGCTGTTCTGATGCTGCGGCACATGGGGCTACAGGAACACGCACGCAAAATAGAGAACGCCTGCTATGAAACCATAAAAGCTGGCAAG ACACTAACTAAAGACTTGGGTGGAAACGCAAAGTGCTCAGATTTCACAGAAGAAATTTGTCGCAGAATACGGGACAGCGACTAA